Proteins from a genomic interval of Nitrosomonas sp.:
- the rpoA gene encoding DNA-directed RNA polymerase subunit alpha: protein MSSLSFLTPRIVEVHNITPVRARVVMEPFERGFGYTLGNALRRVLLSSVPGCAPTKVSIAGVVHEYSTLDGVQEDIVDLILNIKGIVIKLHNNQLTTSLKLNRNTPGVVVAGDLVTTHDVEVVNPDHVIAHITSGGKLDLQIAIEKGRGYYPASIRPCLDAVIGEIVLDASFSPVRRVSFNIENARVEQRTDLDKLIIDIETDGSVDPEEAIRFGARVLVDQFSFFTDLESTPVPKELPRSPAIDPVLLKPVDDLELTVRSANCLKVENIFYIGDLIQRTENELLRTPNLGRKSLNEIKEVLAARDLSLGMKLDNWPPANLENYVKETGNATS from the coding sequence ATGTCATCTTTAAGTTTTCTTACACCTAGAATTGTAGAGGTTCATAATATAACGCCTGTTCGCGCAAGGGTCGTTATGGAACCTTTTGAAAGAGGATTTGGCTATACTTTGGGAAATGCACTTCGCCGTGTGCTCTTGTCTTCAGTGCCTGGTTGCGCTCCAACAAAGGTGAGTATTGCCGGAGTTGTTCACGAATATTCTACCTTGGATGGTGTGCAAGAAGATATCGTTGATCTTATTTTGAATATAAAAGGCATAGTTATCAAACTTCATAATAATCAACTGACTACTAGCTTAAAATTAAATAGAAACACGCCTGGAGTGGTTGTCGCTGGAGATTTGGTGACTACTCATGATGTGGAGGTTGTAAATCCTGATCATGTAATTGCGCATATTACTAGTGGTGGAAAACTTGATTTGCAAATCGCTATTGAGAAGGGTAGAGGCTATTACCCTGCTAGTATTCGTCCTTGTTTAGATGCTGTTATAGGTGAAATTGTTTTAGATGCCTCTTTTAGTCCGGTCAGGCGAGTAAGTTTCAATATTGAAAATGCTCGTGTTGAACAAAGAACTGATTTGGATAAGCTGATTATTGATATTGAAACTGATGGATCTGTTGATCCGGAAGAAGCTATTCGTTTTGGTGCGCGTGTTTTGGTTGATCAATTTTCATTTTTTACAGACCTTGAGAGTACACCTGTTCCTAAAGAACTTCCTAGGTCTCCTGCTATTGACCCTGTTTTGCTTAAACCTGTTGATGATTTGGAACTGACTGTTAGATCAGCAAATTGTCTTAAGGTAGAGAATATTTTTTATATAGGTGATCTTATTCAGCGAACTGAAAATGAACTTTTACGAACGCCTAATTTGGGCCGAAAATCATTGAATGAGATTAAAGAAGTGCTTGCCGCAAGGGACTTATCACTTGGTATGAAATTAGATAATTGGCCTCCAGCGAATCTTGAAAATTATGTAAAGGAAACTGGTAATGCGACATCGTAA